In Anthonomus grandis grandis chromosome 16, icAntGran1.3, whole genome shotgun sequence, a single window of DNA contains:
- the LOC126745930 gene encoding UPF0669 protein C6orf120 homolog: MANIIVILIFVIITILFYKMINWEVPVKPKLLGRAGGTLDRDTFSYIYIRSHGPIVLNLTSLFGDTDMYISYANIHPTFEPETYFQHSATCGEDVIELPESSNTPLAIGLYGYGEENSFLLEIYENLKFPSVYKPWIILEQEIITNNKKASDENTAEDSYPPSDNNNKKMLKKKKQPKNASNLSSLFSILEIFELIFL, encoded by the exons ATGGcaaatataattgttattttaatatttgttataataacCATA ctattttataaaatgataaattggGAAGTACCTGTTAAACCCAAACTACTTGGACGTGCTGGAGGTACTCTGGACAGAGATactttttcttacatttatatAAGAAGTCATGGTCCAATAGTTTTAAACTTAACTTCTtt ATTTGGTGATACTGATATGTATATCTCTTATGCCAATATACATCCCACGTTTGAGCCTGAAACTTACTTTCAACACTCTGCCACATGTGGGGAGGATGTAATTGAACTACCAGAAAG TTCAAATACACCTTTAGCTATTGGATTATACGGATACGGTGAGGAAAATTCGTTTCTTCTTGAAATATATGAAAACCTTAAGTTTCCCTCTGTTTATAAACCATGGATTATACTAGAGCAAGAAATTATTACTAATAACAAAAAGGCATCCGATGAGAACACAGCGGAAGATTCGTATCCACCTTCAgataataacaacaaaaaaatgcttaaaaagaaaaaacaaccTAAAAACGCCTCAAACCTGTCGAGCCTGTTTTccattttggaaatatttgagttaatatttttataa
- the LOC126745928 gene encoding uncharacterized protein LOC126745928, whose amino-acid sequence MNKSLDLAKGKREKIICGCCTKPEDFSSDQVIFDYFGREFTEYEYVIENLAIRPAPKKLLDLVPVHSANVSKTSSECNYLDSEQKMLSHYPNKQPTSGEGDFRKPRANLGLKIRDVSEDYITFKSDEDYKRPEPRPKQFGPKMLPYTDSPNNRVIKDIKEIQKTIRAKEYRTPKQVITDLCRASEESLKFNRPMLRSQIQLEERKLAHADRIMPTEIKDTIDTLKFRRPLSQYYTPAEKKIHGHSPGVFLAEVKGESINGDKANSLKEQSEDTIIDLMNDPNEINPISDNKRYYPVDSTAQTEISKGCPCLKKQEGKKNLKWKIIINKHAGNQC is encoded by the exons ATGAACAAGTCGTTGGATTTAGCGAAAGGAAaacgtgaaaaaattatttgtggATGCTGTACAAAACCGGAAGACTTTAGTAGCGATCAAGTGATTTTCGATTATTTCGGCAGGGAGTTTACCGAGTATGAATACGTGATTGAGAATTTAGCCATTAGACCTGCCCCTAAGAAATTATTGGATTTGGTTCCGGTACATTCCGCGAATGTTTCTAAG ACTTCCAGTGAATGTAATTATTTGGACTCGGAACAGAAAATGCTCTCGCATTACCCAAACAAGCAGCCGACATCCGGCGAAGGTGATTTTCGAAAACCGCGCGCCAATTTGGGCCTTAAAATACGGGACGTCAGCgaggactatataaccttcaaATCGGACGAGGACTATAAAAGACCCGAACCGCGTCCGAAACAGTTTGGCCCTAAGATGCTGCCCTATACTGACTCGCCTAATAATCGAGTCATCAAAGATATCAAAGAGATACAGAAAACGATAAGAGCTAAAGAGTATAGGACCCCAAAACAG GTCATCACGGATTTATGTCGGGCTAGCGAAGAATCCTTGAAGTTTAACCGACCGATGCTCCGCAGTCAAATCCAGCTCGAGGAACGGAAACTGGCGCACGCAGATCGAATAATGCCCACGGAAATAAAGGACACCATCGACACGTTGAAATTTCGAAGACCCCTGAGTCAGTACTACACGCcggctgaaaaaaaaattcacggTCACAGTCCGGGGGTGTTTTTGGCCGAGGTAAAAGGCGAAAGTATAAATGGTGACAAAGCAA ATTCTCTAAAAGAACAATCCGAAGACACGATTATAGACTTAATGAATGACCCGAACGAAATAAACCCGATATCTGACAATAAACGTTATTATCCAGTCGATTCTACCGCACAAACCGAA ATTTCTAAGGGGTGTCCCTGTCTAAAGAAGCAAGAAGGCAAAAAGAACCTGAAATGGAAGatcattattaataaacatgCCGGCAATCAATGTTGA